AAAAACGATGGAAGATGTATTAGAAGCGACAGAAGTGCCTGCAAGTAATGAAAAACAATGTGGCTGGGCAGCTAATCATACGTTGGAAGGTGCTAAAAGCTTAGCCCGAGAATTTTTAGCTAAAGAAGATGAGTGGTCAGAAGTTTTTGCTACAAAATAAAAAAGTTAAGCTCAAGCTCTTAGCTGTTCAGAGCTTACGTGAAAAACACCGAGATCAAGGACGTCATTTCCTTTATCTCGGTGTTTTAGTTTTAATCAGAAGATATAAAGTTTTCCCGTGAAATTAATTGCAGCTGTATCCGTGGCTGTTTCACAAACTAGCACTTTAAGAAACAAGACGAAATTTCCAAAAAATTAAGCAACAATTTTAAAAAAGTTCTGATCTTATCTCTCAGGGCTGAAGGATTCTTTCAATTTTTCTGGCTAGTCCTTTTTTAATAAATTTTTAGAGGGCTGTATAATCACTGAATAGTTGGTGAAAGGTTGGGTTTGCTTTTTTTAAGTGGACCAAACGCCCGGAATCCCCTTGCAAGAAGCAGTGTTGACTGTCACCTGTCGTCAAGATTTTACTTTCATCTGTTACAGGTGTAATACGATACGCAAAATTTAGACGGGTACCGGTGTATTTTTCTACTGAAACATGAATTTTTACCGTATCACCGTAACGAATCATATCTTTATACTGACAACTCACCCCAAGTACCGGGACGATAATGCCGCTTGCTTCTAAAATGTGATAAGGCAGCCCCAAGTGTTCCAATAAATCAACACGAGCTTCTTCAAACCAGCGTATATAATTGGAGTGGTGGATAATTTGCATTTGGTCGGTTTCATAATAATGGGGACTGCGGACATATCCTGAATATTTCTCCATAGTTGCTCCTGTCTTTTTTTTATTTAGCATAGCAGTCTTTTATAAAAAGTACCAGAATATTAAAAACGGAATAAATCATCAATTAATTCATAATCGTCATTGTTGAGGCGAATGTCTGTTGCTTTTGCATTGGCACGCATTTGTTCTTCATTGCGAGCACCAGGAATCACAGCAGCAATATGGGGATTTTTCAAATACCAAGCCAAAACTAATTGTGAAACGGTGGCATCGTTACGGTGAGCGATAATCTTCATCTCTTCCATTGTGGCGATAATTTTTTGATAACGTTCGCCGGTAAAATCGGCTTTTTTACTTCGCGGGTCTGGAGCAGAAAATTTTTGATCCGCTGTATATTTTCCTGATAGCAAACCAGAAGCTAATGGGAAATAAGGGATAAAGCTGATTTGGTGTTTGTCTAAATAAGGAAACAATTCTGTTTCGGCTTTACGGTGTAATAAATTGTAATTGTCTTCAACAACATCGACATAATTGTCTAAATTTGCTTCTTTTACTTGCGCTAAAGAAAAATTAGAAACACCAATGGCCCGAATTTTACCGGCTTCTTTTAATTCATGTAAAGCTTTTACAGCTTCATTTTTTGGTGTCGTTTCATCTGGGAAATGAATGTAAAAAATGTCAATGTACTCTGTTTGTAGGCGCTGTAGAGCATCTTCTACGGCATTTTTTAAAAATTCGGGACGATTGTCCATTTTGTCTTCGTTGCCAGGAATATGGGCAGCTTTGGTCGCGATAATCACGCGAGCCCGATCAAATTCATCTTCTTGTAGAACTTCACCGATTAATTTTTCCGATTGACCCAAACCATAAGCATAGGCTGTGTCTAGCATGGTGACACCATTGCGTAGCGCAGTGCGTAAAATCTCTTTGCCCACTTCGTCATCTAAATTTTTGAAAAGGTTATGCCCACCAATTTTATTTGTACCAAGTCCTAAAGTTGATGCGTAAACTTGTGATTTACCAATTTGTACATCTGCCATGAAAAAGACCTCCTGTATGTTTACTTTTCTATCTTTACTTTAGTCTAAATCAATCTGACAAAAAGCTGAATTGAAACGTCTTGTGTAAAATTAATTTCTTATGTTCCTAGTTAAAAAGAGGAAAAAAAGCTAGCTGCAAGCACTAACTCTTCGTAACAATAAGTCGAAAAGTCGAAATCTTGAGAAACTTGCGGAACAATTTTCAAAAATTTCACGCTTATTTTTGGGGAACTAAACAAAGTTTACTCAGCATTTTTTCATCGCAGTCCGTCATTTTTTTGAAAAGCTTTTTGAAAAATCTTGACATTTTCACGTAATTCTAGTAGCTTAACAGTAATAGTTAAAATCAGTGAAAGAAAGAGTAGCAGATAAGTCACTTTTTAGAGAGAACTACCTTGGCTGAAAGTAGTTTAAGTCTTATTTGTCAAAGACATTCTGGAGATGAGCGCGTGCAAAGCCGCTTCCGTTTCACCAACGTTATCGGTGTTGAGGAAAGTTTAACTTTCAAATATAGGTGGTACCGTGGACTAACAATTCGCCCTTGTGAGAACAAGGGCTTTTTTTGTTTTTCAAAAACTGCCAATTACTGATTAAAAAAGTGTCTATGGAGGGTAAAAAATGGCAAAACGAACTGTGTATTGTGGTTTAGTTTCAAAAGCAGAATTAGAACAAACAGTTACATTAAAAGGTTGGGTTCAAAAACGTCGTGATTTAGGTGGCGTAATTTTTATTGATTTGCGTGACCGAGAAGGTATCGTGCAAGTTGTCTTCAATCCCAAATTATCAAAAGCAGCATGGGAAATTGCTGACAAATGTCGCAGTGAATACGTAATTGAAGTAACGGGTAAAGTTATTTTACGGGATGAAGCAGCAATTAATCCAAAAATGAAAACCGGTGAATTCGAAGTTATCGCAAGTGACATTACAGTTTTAAACAAAGCGAAGACACCGCCCTTTGCAATTGAAGACGAGCAAGAAATTAGCGATGAAATTCGGATGAAAAATCGTTCAATTGATTTACGTCGTCCAAAAATGACACAAAATATTATCATGCGTCATAAAACCACCCAAGCAATTCGTCATTATTTAGATGAAAATGGCTTCTTGGATATTGAAACGCCTTACCTTGGTAAATCAACCCCAGAAGGTGCACGGGATTATTTAGTTCCTTCTCGGGTACACCCAGGACATTTTTATGCATTACCGCAATCACCACAACTATTTAAGCAACTATTGATGAATGCTGGATTTGATCGCTATTATCAAATTGCCCGTTGTTTCCGGGATGAAGATTTACGGGGCGATCGACAACCAGAATTCACCCAAGTAGATATGGAAATGAGTTTTCTAACAGTTGAAGAAATTCAAGATTTAACTGAAGGCATGATCGCCCGCGTGATGAAAGAAGTTAAAGGCATGGATGTAAAATTGCCATTTCCACGCATGACTTATGATGATGCGATGAATCGTTATGGTAGTGATAAACCCGACACTCGTTTTGAAATGGAATTGGTGGACTTAGGCGATGTTGTAAAAGATGTCGATTTCAAAGTTTTCCAAATGGCACTAACTTCTGGTGGTGTGGTTAAAGCATTAAATGCCAAAGGTGCTGCCAGCAAATATTCACGCAAAGATATGGACAACTATGCGCATTATGTTAGTCAATTTGGTGCCAAAGGATTAGCCTGGGTGAAAGTGGAAGAAGATGGCTTAAAAGGTCCAATTGCTAAATTCTTAACCGAAAAAGAAGCAGAAATTATAAAAGCAACAAACGCGCAAGTTGGAGACTTGCTTATGTTTGGTGCCGATCAATTTAACGTAGTCACGGCTGCTTTGGGGGCTGTTCGTAATAAAATGGCCAAAGAATTAGGGCTAATTGATGAAAGTAAATTCAATTTCTTGTGGATTACAGACTGGCCACAATTTGAATACAGTGAAGAAGAAGGGCGCTATGTTTCTGCGCACCATCCATTTACTTTACCAAAAGAAGAAGATATTCAATATTTAACAACCGACCCAACTAAAGTATATGCCCAGGCCTATGATATTGTTTTAAATGGTTATGAATTAGGTGGCGGCTCGTTGCGTATTCATGAACGTGAATTACAAGAAAAAATGTTTGCAGCACTAGGTTTTGGTCGAGTGGAAATGCAAGAACAATTTGGTTTCTTACTAGATGCCCTAGAGTACGGATTCCCACCACTTGGGGGTATCGCATTAGGCTTAGATCGTTTTGTTATGTTGTTGGCAGGAGAAGACAATATTCGCGAAGTCATTGCCTTTCCAAAAAATGGGAAAGCAGCCGATCCAATGACGCAAGCACCAAGCACGGTTTCACCTTTGCAGTTGTTTGAATTAAGTATTGATGTGACCGCTACAGAAGAAGACTAAAAGAATCTTAAAAGGACGCTCACTTTGGTGGGTTGTCCTTTTCTTTTTGGGCTAGACTTCGTATAATGTACACAGCGAGAAGAAAGTTGAATTATTGTGTTGTGCATTGATTTGG
The DNA window shown above is from Enterococcus montenegrensis and carries:
- a CDS encoding acyl-CoA thioesterase, producing MEKYSGYVRSPHYYETDQMQIIHHSNYIRWFEEARVDLLEHLGLPYHILEASGIIVPVLGVSCQYKDMIRYGDTVKIHVSVEKYTGTRLNFAYRITPVTDESKILTTGDSQHCFLQGDSGRLVHLKKANPTFHQLFSDYTAL
- a CDS encoding aldo/keto reductase, whose product is MADVQIGKSQVYASTLGLGTNKIGGHNLFKNLDDEVGKEILRTALRNGVTMLDTAYAYGLGQSEKLIGEVLQEDEFDRARVIIATKAAHIPGNEDKMDNRPEFLKNAVEDALQRLQTEYIDIFYIHFPDETTPKNEAVKALHELKEAGKIRAIGVSNFSLAQVKEANLDNYVDVVEDNYNLLHRKAETELFPYLDKHQISFIPYFPLASGLLSGKYTADQKFSAPDPRSKKADFTGERYQKIIATMEEMKIIAHRNDATVSQLVLAWYLKNPHIAAVIPGARNEEQMRANAKATDIRLNNDDYELIDDLFRF
- the aspS gene encoding aspartate--tRNA ligase, encoding MAKRTVYCGLVSKAELEQTVTLKGWVQKRRDLGGVIFIDLRDREGIVQVVFNPKLSKAAWEIADKCRSEYVIEVTGKVILRDEAAINPKMKTGEFEVIASDITVLNKAKTPPFAIEDEQEISDEIRMKNRSIDLRRPKMTQNIIMRHKTTQAIRHYLDENGFLDIETPYLGKSTPEGARDYLVPSRVHPGHFYALPQSPQLFKQLLMNAGFDRYYQIARCFRDEDLRGDRQPEFTQVDMEMSFLTVEEIQDLTEGMIARVMKEVKGMDVKLPFPRMTYDDAMNRYGSDKPDTRFEMELVDLGDVVKDVDFKVFQMALTSGGVVKALNAKGAASKYSRKDMDNYAHYVSQFGAKGLAWVKVEEDGLKGPIAKFLTEKEAEIIKATNAQVGDLLMFGADQFNVVTAALGAVRNKMAKELGLIDESKFNFLWITDWPQFEYSEEEGRYVSAHHPFTLPKEEDIQYLTTDPTKVYAQAYDIVLNGYELGGGSLRIHERELQEKMFAALGFGRVEMQEQFGFLLDALEYGFPPLGGIALGLDRFVMLLAGEDNIREVIAFPKNGKAADPMTQAPSTVSPLQLFELSIDVTATEED